The following are from one region of the Ruficoccus sp. ZRK36 genome:
- a CDS encoding type I restriction endonuclease subunit R, producing MLLNESTVEDAALAWFGELRYAVGHGPEFAPGAGPSERESFSGVLLEKRLREAVSRLNPKIPTEAQEDALRKVKLIATPSLVQTNRTFHKMLRDGIEVEYRRPDGSIAGDHVKLIDYAYPGRNDWLVVNQFTVVENGHERRPDIVVYVNGLPLSVVELKNAANEDATIWSAYRQLQTYKAEIPSLLHYNATLVVSDGLEARMGSLTANQEWFKVWRTVSGLEDAPDAALELETLIRGVFDQRRFLTLLEHFILFEEDTDSDRLHKIIAGYHQFHAVNAAVDETIRASGMGQDEGTRGESGDRRAGVVWHTQGSGKSFSMLFYAGRIIRHPVMQNPTLVVLTDRNDLDDQLFGQFQRCHEILGQTPLQADRREELRELLTRNSGGVIFTTIHKFLPETGEDMPALSDRRNIVVIADEAHRSQYGFKVRVNKETGERRIGLAVSMRQALPGATFIGFTGTPIEKTDANTRAVFGDYISVYDIQRAVHDGATVPIYYESRISKLRMNREALPTLDEEFDEITEGQEFTAKEKIKTKWAALEALVGDPKRVELIAQDLVQHFERRTEAMEGKAMIVCMSRRICVDMYNALIKLRPEWASAKDDDVEAERQKDCLARVIMTGSASDGPEWQQHIRTKDKRRKLATRFKDTKDPFRIVIVRDMWLTGFDAPCMHTMYLDKPMQGHGLMQAIARVNRVFKDKPGGLIVDYLGLADQLKRALATYTDSGGTGSPTIDTDRAIGVMREKHEVVCDMMHGFDWSKWTSGTPAERLALLPSGQEHVLQLAEGKARFTQATLELSHAFALCAASEAAGEIRDDVAFFQAISAALNKKTLQGQRSPEEIDAAVRQLVSKAIAPDGDVIDVFSAAGLARPDIGILDDRFLAEVRGLKHKNVAAELLEKLLKDQIKVRAKRNLVQSEQFSDRLQKTLNSYHNRAIATQEVIEELIRLAHDLDAATRRGEELGLTDDEVAFYDALAANGTARDVMGNEKLKVIAAELISKVRKSTTIDWHLKEGARAKIRVLVKRILNKHGYPPDLQAEAVQTVLKQAELLCKDWV from the coding sequence ATGCTTCTTAACGAATCCACAGTCGAAGATGCAGCCCTCGCTTGGTTTGGGGAGCTGAGGTATGCGGTGGGTCATGGACCGGAGTTTGCTCCCGGAGCGGGGCCGTCGGAGCGGGAGTCGTTTAGTGGGGTGTTACTGGAGAAGCGGCTTCGTGAGGCAGTATCGCGGCTGAACCCGAAAATTCCTACTGAGGCGCAGGAGGACGCTTTACGGAAGGTAAAGCTCATTGCGACGCCTTCGCTTGTACAGACCAACCGTACTTTCCACAAGATGCTGCGGGATGGGATCGAGGTGGAGTACAGGCGGCCCGACGGTTCGATTGCGGGCGATCATGTTAAACTGATCGACTATGCGTATCCCGGACGAAACGACTGGTTGGTCGTTAACCAATTTACTGTGGTCGAAAATGGCCATGAGCGTCGCCCGGATATCGTCGTTTATGTAAATGGGCTTCCGCTATCTGTCGTTGAGCTCAAGAATGCGGCGAACGAAGATGCCACGATCTGGTCAGCCTACCGGCAACTCCAGACGTATAAGGCTGAAATCCCGTCGCTGCTGCATTATAATGCAACTCTCGTTGTTTCTGACGGCTTGGAAGCTCGCATGGGCTCGCTGACAGCGAATCAAGAGTGGTTCAAGGTCTGGCGTACTGTAAGCGGGCTAGAGGACGCGCCTGACGCCGCGCTGGAGCTTGAGACTCTAATACGCGGTGTCTTCGATCAGCGCCGCTTTCTGACACTGCTGGAGCATTTCATCCTTTTCGAGGAAGATACCGATAGCGACCGCCTGCATAAGATCATTGCTGGCTACCATCAGTTTCATGCGGTGAATGCCGCTGTCGATGAAACTATCCGGGCCAGCGGTATGGGCCAGGATGAGGGCACGCGTGGCGAGTCGGGTGACCGGCGTGCGGGAGTCGTCTGGCATACCCAAGGCAGCGGTAAGAGCTTTTCCATGCTTTTCTACGCGGGGCGTATCATCCGGCATCCGGTGATGCAGAACCCCACGCTGGTTGTCTTGACCGACCGCAACGACCTTGACGACCAGCTTTTCGGGCAGTTTCAGCGTTGCCACGAAATTCTAGGTCAGACGCCTTTACAGGCTGATCGTCGCGAGGAGCTTCGAGAGCTGCTGACCCGAAATAGCGGAGGGGTGATCTTTACCACTATTCATAAGTTTCTTCCCGAGACGGGCGAAGATATGCCAGCCCTGAGTGATCGCCGCAACATTGTCGTAATTGCGGATGAGGCGCACCGCTCGCAATATGGATTTAAGGTCCGAGTTAATAAGGAAACAGGCGAAAGGCGTATCGGGTTGGCTGTCAGTATGCGACAAGCTTTGCCCGGAGCTACCTTTATCGGATTTACGGGGACGCCCATTGAAAAAACGGACGCCAATACACGAGCGGTTTTCGGGGACTACATCAGCGTATACGACATCCAGCGTGCCGTGCACGACGGTGCCACCGTGCCGATTTACTACGAAAGTCGCATCTCCAAGCTTCGCATGAACCGAGAGGCTCTACCGACGCTGGATGAGGAGTTTGACGAGATAACCGAAGGGCAGGAATTTACCGCCAAGGAAAAGATCAAAACCAAGTGGGCAGCGTTGGAAGCGCTTGTGGGTGATCCAAAGCGGGTTGAGTTAATCGCACAGGATTTAGTTCAGCATTTCGAGCGACGTACAGAGGCGATGGAGGGCAAGGCGATGATCGTTTGCATGAGCCGTCGTATCTGCGTCGATATGTACAACGCCTTGATTAAGCTGCGTCCAGAATGGGCCAGCGCAAAAGATGACGATGTCGAAGCTGAGCGCCAAAAGGACTGTCTTGCGAGGGTCATCATGACGGGTAGTGCTTCGGATGGCCCTGAGTGGCAACAGCACATCCGTACCAAGGATAAGCGCCGAAAACTGGCTACGCGTTTCAAGGATACGAAAGACCCATTTCGTATCGTGATTGTGCGCGATATGTGGCTGACGGGCTTTGACGCGCCTTGTATGCACACAATGTACCTGGACAAGCCGATGCAAGGTCATGGCCTAATGCAGGCCATTGCCCGTGTTAACCGTGTCTTTAAGGATAAACCGGGCGGTCTCATCGTTGATTACCTTGGCTTGGCGGACCAATTAAAGCGTGCTCTGGCTACATACACGGATAGTGGCGGTACGGGAAGCCCGACCATCGACACTGATCGTGCGATCGGTGTTATGCGCGAGAAGCACGAAGTCGTCTGCGACATGATGCATGGCTTTGATTGGTCAAAGTGGACTTCAGGCACGCCAGCGGAGAGACTCGCGTTGTTGCCTTCAGGGCAAGAGCATGTCTTACAGCTTGCTGAAGGTAAGGCGAGATTCACACAGGCTACTTTGGAATTGTCGCATGCATTCGCGCTATGTGCTGCCAGTGAAGCTGCTGGCGAAATTCGCGATGATGTCGCATTCTTTCAGGCTATATCCGCAGCACTGAATAAGAAAACTCTCCAAGGGCAGAGGTCCCCCGAAGAGATCGATGCGGCTGTCCGCCAGCTTGTATCCAAGGCAATTGCGCCCGACGGCGATGTCATCGATGTATTCTCCGCAGCAGGCCTCGCAAGGCCCGATATCGGAATCCTAGATGACCGATTCCTTGCTGAAGTACGGGGCCTAAAACACAAGAATGTGGCGGCAGAGTTGTTGGAGAAACTCCTAAAGGATCAGATTAAGGTTCGGGCCAAGCGTAACCTTGTTCAATCTGAGCAGTTTTCCGATAGACTGCAAAAAACCCTTAACAGTTACCACAATCGGGCCATTGCGACGCAAGAGGTGATCGAGGAGTTGATCAGACTTGCCCATGATCTCGATGCTGCAACTAGGCGGGGGGAAGAGCTTGGACTAACGGATGACGAAGTTGCGTTTTATGATGCTTTGGCTGCAAACGGCACGGCTCGGGATGTCATGGGCAACGAAAAGCTGAAAGTTATCGCTGCCGAGCTGATTTCTAAGGTGCGCAAAAGCACGACCATCGACTGGCACCTGAAGGAAGGTGCTAGAGCTAAAATCCGCGTGTTGGTTAAGCGCATTCTTAATAAGCATGGATACCCACCCGACTTGCAGGCTGAGGCCGTCCAGACAGTGCTTAAGCAGGCAGAATTACTTTGTAAGGACTGGGTATAG
- a CDS encoding helix-turn-helix transcriptional regulator, producing MDFKQAVGQTIQRTRKERAFTQEKLAFYAKMSVSALSLIERGENAPSLYTLFAIARVIGIPATDLVAQIEAENPDVDVFKVME from the coding sequence ATGGATTTTAAACAAGCAGTTGGGCAAACCATCCAGCGCACGCGTAAGGAACGAGCGTTTACTCAAGAGAAACTCGCTTTTTACGCCAAGATGAGCGTGTCCGCCCTTTCCCTTATTGAGCGCGGCGAGAACGCCCCTTCACTTTATACCCTGTTTGCCATCGCTAGGGTAATAGGCATTCCCGCAACAGACCTAGTCGCGCAAATAGAAGCCGAGAATCCGGACGTAGATGTTTTCAAGGTGATGGAATAG
- a CDS encoding restriction endonuclease subunit S, with protein sequence MVANVKTKKTLHVPVGFSGPDTWSWSSLENVCDGIFDCPHSTPKLTDSGPYVVRTQDIITGVFRREEAAKVSEETYATRIKRTEPRYGDLLYSREGTYFGIAAEVPKETRVCLGQRMVLIRPKSTRIDSRFLKYWLNSSVMARHILGFRDGSVAERLNLPTIRSLPTLLPPLAEQKRIAHILGTLDDKIELNRRMNATLEQMARALFKSWFVDFDPVRAKLDGKAPTGLDPATAALFPSTFQDSPLGPIPQGWEVVKIRDIADNSRRSIKPEQIDVELPYIALEHMPRRCIALDSWGRSEGIASGKLHFAKGDILFGKLRPYFHKVGVPAVSGICSTDILVITPKGPEWLGFALCHLSSHELVNYTDLASTGTKMPRTNWKDISAYEIVLPRKEIAEAFNRQIKLYIDQIHLNIHQSRNLETLRDTLLPKLLSRGGD encoded by the coding sequence ATGGTGGCTAACGTGAAGACGAAAAAAACGCTGCATGTTCCTGTTGGTTTTTCGGGACCAGACACTTGGAGTTGGTCGTCGCTCGAAAATGTCTGCGATGGGATATTTGATTGCCCTCACTCAACACCGAAACTGACGGATTCTGGTCCCTATGTCGTTCGAACTCAGGATATCATCACTGGGGTTTTTCGCAGGGAAGAAGCTGCAAAGGTTTCAGAAGAAACATACGCGACTCGTATTAAAAGAACTGAGCCTCGCTACGGCGATCTACTGTACAGCAGGGAAGGTACATACTTTGGCATTGCGGCCGAAGTTCCAAAGGAGACTCGTGTCTGCCTTGGCCAGCGAATGGTTCTTATTCGGCCAAAGTCTACAAGGATAGACTCGCGATTTCTGAAGTACTGGTTGAATTCATCGGTCATGGCGCGGCATATCCTTGGTTTCCGCGATGGCTCTGTTGCCGAGCGCCTTAACCTTCCTACGATTCGAAGTCTGCCCACCTTGCTACCCCCACTGGCGGAGCAGAAGCGCATTGCTCACATTCTCGGTACGCTGGATGATAAAATCGAGCTTAACCGCCGGATGAATGCCACGCTCGAACAGATGGCGAGGGCCCTCTTTAAGAGCTGGTTTGTGGACTTCGACCCCGTCCGCGCCAAGCTCGACGGGAAAGCCCCTACCGGCCTCGACCCAGCCACCGCCGCGCTCTTCCCCTCCACCTTCCAAGACTCCCCCCTCGGCCCCATCCCGCAGGGCTGGGAAGTAGTAAAAATTAGAGACATTGCCGATAACTCACGCAGGAGCATTAAGCCCGAGCAAATTGATGTCGAATTGCCTTACATCGCACTTGAACACATGCCACGCCGATGCATCGCTCTGGACTCATGGGGTAGATCTGAGGGTATAGCTTCCGGTAAGCTCCACTTTGCCAAGGGGGATATTCTATTTGGTAAGCTTCGTCCTTACTTCCACAAAGTTGGCGTCCCAGCCGTTTCTGGTATCTGCTCAACTGATATTCTCGTCATTACGCCAAAAGGGCCTGAATGGTTGGGCTTCGCGCTTTGCCACTTGTCTAGCCACGAGCTTGTGAACTACACGGATTTGGCTTCTACTGGGACCAAAATGCCTCGTACTAACTGGAAGGATATTTCCGCATATGAAATAGTCTTGCCACGGAAGGAGATCGCCGAGGCATTTAACCGGCAGATTAAGCTATATATCGATCAAATCCACTTAAACATACACCAATCCCGCAACTTGGAAACCCTCCGCGACACGCTGCTGCCGAAACTACTTAGTAGAGGAGGGGATTAA
- a CDS encoding restriction endonuclease, producing the protein MPLPPYDKMTLPVLRFIAEKGVHKISEIEPLVVDYFSVSPDESAETLPSGTETRLHNRVSWAVYDLYKSGLLKRVKRGHYDITEHGQKELQSPPEQMDRTYLRKFDSFREWEEKSARKSKTSSPVNNTAETSGTPEDQMAEAFAAMQVALADELLEKVKEISPVGFEQLVLNLMIRMGYGGSREASGFLTKASGDNGIDGLINEDRLGLDVIYLQAKRYTENNISEPQIREFVGALAGKQANKGVYITTTAFSRQAIAFAERVQQKVILIDGEKLAELMIEHDLGVSTKTEYKIKRLDTDFFDF; encoded by the coding sequence ATGCCGCTACCTCCATACGACAAAATGACTCTCCCTGTTCTCCGATTTATCGCCGAGAAGGGAGTGCATAAGATTTCAGAGATCGAACCTTTGGTCGTCGATTATTTCAGCGTATCGCCGGATGAGAGCGCTGAGACACTTCCTAGCGGTACAGAAACTAGACTGCATAACCGTGTAAGCTGGGCGGTCTACGACCTGTATAAATCCGGTCTTCTTAAGCGAGTAAAGCGGGGACATTACGATATTACTGAGCACGGCCAAAAGGAGTTACAGTCCCCACCCGAGCAAATGGACCGTACCTATTTGCGAAAATTTGATAGTTTCCGAGAGTGGGAGGAAAAAAGTGCCAGAAAAAGCAAGACCTCCAGTCCAGTTAATAACACTGCCGAGACATCAGGCACGCCAGAAGACCAAATGGCGGAGGCTTTTGCTGCTATGCAGGTAGCTCTTGCTGACGAATTGCTGGAGAAGGTGAAAGAAATTAGTCCTGTAGGCTTTGAGCAACTCGTTCTGAACCTAATGATCCGCATGGGATATGGTGGGTCACGAGAGGCATCAGGATTTCTGACAAAAGCAAGCGGAGATAACGGGATTGATGGTCTTATAAACGAGGATCGCCTTGGGCTGGATGTTATCTATTTGCAGGCCAAGCGGTATACGGAGAATAACATTAGTGAGCCACAGATACGTGAATTTGTCGGTGCCCTTGCTGGTAAGCAGGCAAACAAGGGCGTCTATATTACGACTACGGCGTTTTCTCGGCAGGCTATTGCATTTGCTGAGCGGGTACAGCAGAAGGTTATCCTGATTGATGGCGAAAAGCTTGCAGAGCTAATGATCGAGCATGATTTAGGTGTTTCGACGAAGACCGAGTACAAGATTAAGCGTTTGGATACCGATTTCTTTGATTTCTAG
- a CDS encoding abortive infection family protein: protein MSEDIISIKTRQLFREYMVNWVLREIADAFDAARILCDLSYDPPVHGQRRALVERYYKAIEWSDGGQVARVLKVFESVLYESERLANDDANNDKERSTEVFDKLKWGLGCDGFHWTGRRIVRNAGTSTLDDLKEVAATFDAKHLIEQIARIEGSIDADPSLAIGTSKELIETCCRTILSERGQPVEGSPDVQTLTKMTLKELNLVPEGISKSVKGADVVKRILSNLGSIGNGLGELRNLYGTGHGKDGKAVGLKPRHARLAVGAAATLTTFLFATHEETK from the coding sequence ATGAGTGAAGATATTATTAGTATCAAAACACGTCAGTTATTTCGTGAATACATGGTTAATTGGGTTCTTCGCGAGATTGCTGATGCGTTTGACGCAGCAAGGATACTATGTGACTTGAGCTATGACCCGCCAGTACATGGACAGCGTCGTGCCTTGGTTGAAAGGTACTACAAGGCTATAGAGTGGAGCGACGGTGGCCAAGTGGCTCGGGTATTAAAAGTTTTCGAGTCGGTGCTGTATGAATCTGAAAGGCTTGCGAATGATGATGCAAATAACGACAAGGAAAGATCGACGGAGGTATTTGATAAGTTAAAATGGGGCCTTGGTTGTGATGGCTTTCATTGGACAGGTAGGCGGATTGTCAGAAATGCTGGGACATCTACCTTGGATGATCTGAAGGAAGTCGCTGCTACATTCGATGCAAAGCATCTCATCGAGCAAATTGCCAGGATCGAGGGCTCAATTGATGCGGACCCATCGCTAGCAATTGGTACATCTAAGGAGCTAATAGAGACCTGTTGTCGCACTATTCTTAGTGAAAGAGGCCAACCAGTAGAAGGCTCGCCCGATGTGCAGACTTTGACAAAAATGACCCTTAAAGAACTTAACTTGGTGCCAGAGGGGATTTCTAAGTCGGTAAAGGGTGCAGATGTCGTCAAGCGAATACTAAGCAATTTAGGTTCTATTGGAAATGGGCTTGGTGAGTTAAGAAATTTGTACGGTACCGGTCATGGCAAGGATGGCAAAGCAGTTGGATTAAAGCCTCGGCATGCGCGTTTAGCAGTAGGTGCTGCCGCCACGCTGACTACATTTCTCTTTGCTACACACGAAGAAACCAAGTGA
- a CDS encoding toll/interleukin-1 receptor domain-containing protein translates to MKVFISYSVADTALVWKVSESIKDKAEVIYWEDAHRPGNQAWEQIATWIDGSDLVLVIITDRTVNRAMSVGQEVGHARRANKRIVPLVASTVDIKDLGFLAGITYISLDMSDAASALASLQREVDKFSKEVQQKRAQLEHRKSNQEGVVALAGIALLLYMLSQN, encoded by the coding sequence ATGAAAGTTTTTATTAGCTATAGTGTGGCCGATACGGCGCTTGTTTGGAAGGTCTCAGAATCAATCAAGGATAAAGCTGAGGTTATTTATTGGGAGGATGCTCACCGTCCTGGGAATCAAGCATGGGAGCAAATTGCTACATGGATTGATGGGTCTGATTTGGTTTTAGTGATTATTACCGATCGGACGGTCAATAGGGCTATGTCGGTAGGGCAAGAAGTTGGTCATGCGAGGAGAGCAAACAAGAGAATTGTGCCATTGGTTGCTAGCACAGTTGACATAAAGGACCTCGGTTTTCTTGCTGGAATCACGTATATATCGCTAGACATGAGCGATGCAGCGTCCGCACTGGCATCGCTCCAAAGGGAGGTTGATAAGTTTTCAAAAGAAGTTCAGCAGAAAAGGGCGCAGTTGGAGCATCGGAAGAGCAATCAAGAAGGCGTTGTTGCACTTGCCGGAATTGCACTCTTGCTCTACATGCTCTCGCAAAACTAA
- a CDS encoding GIY-YIG nuclease family protein, with product MLLREIPRFEPYLRESTKLVRHIERKWDVRMLIEHGQFDCYQNYQVHPVFHDCSYILSFLGEEQGRARFIGLYKKTGVEGPTSFSAPSGFPYPQMFESPRPHYMYAFEKLDGFRDLEGRLVIDWGGATLSWHQWFRPRSRAKEVAEISPVGYVKPFPGYEDFVLTYRELRQLVAHPQSNREWYDLLSSVAGVYLILDIRDGKQYVGSAYGEKGLWGRWATYAKTGHGGNKLLAELCEQDQQAPQHFRFTVLRTLPRTMAKNRVIAVETLYKEKLGSRAYGLNASESKRG from the coding sequence ATGCTGTTACGCGAAATACCCCGGTTTGAGCCCTATCTTCGCGAATCCACGAAGCTTGTGCGCCATATTGAGCGCAAGTGGGATGTGCGGATGCTTATCGAACATGGGCAGTTCGACTGCTACCAAAACTATCAGGTGCATCCCGTTTTTCACGACTGCTCCTACATATTGTCGTTCTTGGGAGAGGAGCAGGGGCGGGCACGCTTCATTGGGCTTTACAAAAAGACAGGAGTTGAGGGGCCTACTAGCTTTTCTGCGCCGAGTGGCTTCCCTTATCCACAGATGTTTGAGTCTCCGAGGCCACACTACATGTACGCGTTTGAAAAGCTTGATGGCTTTAGGGATTTAGAGGGGCGCTTGGTCATTGATTGGGGAGGGGCCACGCTATCGTGGCATCAGTGGTTTCGTCCCAGGAGCAGAGCTAAGGAAGTGGCCGAGATCAGCCCGGTTGGGTATGTTAAGCCCTTTCCGGGGTATGAGGATTTCGTTTTAACCTATCGTGAGCTTCGGCAGCTAGTTGCCCACCCGCAATCGAACAGGGAGTGGTATGACCTGCTTAGCTCAGTGGCTGGCGTCTACCTGATCCTAGATATTCGTGACGGCAAGCAATACGTCGGGAGTGCCTACGGCGAAAAAGGACTCTGGGGGCGGTGGGCGACCTATGCCAAAACCGGGCACGGCGGTAATAAGCTACTGGCCGAGCTTTGCGAGCAGGACCAACAGGCTCCACAGCACTTTCGTTTTACTGTTTTACGGACCCTGCCACGTACGATGGCTAAGAATCGCGTTATTGCCGTAGAGACTCTCTACAAGGAGAAGTTGGGCTCCCGGGCATACGGACTAAACGCCTCGGAGAGTAAGCGCGGGTAA